The proteins below come from a single Balaenoptera ricei isolate mBalRic1 chromosome 17, mBalRic1.hap2, whole genome shotgun sequence genomic window:
- the ZNF7 gene encoding zinc finger protein 7 isoform X4 has product MEAVTFGDVAVHFSREEWQCLDPGQRALYKEVMLENHSSVAGLAGFLVFKPELISRLEQGQEPWVLDLQGAEGREAARTSEADSTIGTESEQACEDIDRLKSESHVVMVKTPSQDFPQSPGFGDASDPEVCSESQPTSLFQKNCLNTGTAAPRETFAEDEAQGCGERGSGGRLGCRRDQSQGSLRRCDICGRSFRSTSDVALHQEINTQKRPNSCQECQKKLPDCLQGRHLSTLRGEKPYECEECGKVFRLCSQLTQHQRIHTGEKPFKCTECGKAFRLSSKLIQHQRIHTGEKPYRCEECGKAFGQSSSLIHHQRVHTGERPYGCRECGKAFSQQSQLARHQRTHTGERPYPCQECGKAFSQSSTLAQHQRMHAGEKLQLPRTPDSPSLVAHQRLHATEKPFKCDECGKAFRWVSRLSQHQLTHTGEKPYKCNKCSKAFGCSSRLIRHQRTHTGEKPFKCDECGKGFVQGSHLIQHQRIHTGEKPYECSDCGKAFSQSSSLIYHQRIHKGEKPYECLECGKAFSMSTQLTIHQRVHTGERPYKCSECGKAFSQNSTLFQHQIIHAGVKPYGCSECGKAFSRSSYLIEHQRIHTRAQWYHEYGNTLEASTHVSRKKVNTVKKLHKCNECEKIFRWRSHLIIHQRIHTGEKPYKCNECGKAFNRSSRLTQHQKIHMG; this is encoded by the exons CAGGATTCCTGGTCTTCAAGCCTGAGCTGATCTCCCGGCTGGAACAGGGGCAGGAGCCATGGGTCCTCGACCTGCAAGGAGCGGAGGGGAGAGAGGCAGCCAGGACCTCCGAGGCAG ATTCTACAATCGGGACCGAGAGTGAGCAGGCCTGTGAAGACATTGACCGTCTAAAATCAGAATCCCATGTGGTCATGGTCAAAACCCCATCCCAGGACTTTCCCCAGAGTCCTGGCTTTGGAGACGCCTCTGATCCCGAGGTCTGTTCGGAGAGTCAGCCAACCTCCCTCTTCCAGAAAAACTGCTTGAACACAGGGACTGCGGCTCCCAGGGAGACCTTCGCCGAGGACGAGGCCCAGGGGTGTGGCGAGCGGGGGAGCGGTGGCCGCCTGGGTTGTCGACGTGATCAAAGTCAGGGGTCCTTGCGAAGATGTGACATCTGTGGCAGGAGTTTCCGATCTACTTCAGATGTCGCTCTGCATcaggaaattaatacacagaagagACCTAACAGCTGCCAAGAGTGCCAAAAAAAATTACCTGATTGCTTACAGGGGAGACATCTGAGTACCTTGCGTGGAGAGAAGCCATATGAGTGTGAGGAGTGTGGGAAGGTCTTCAGGTTGTGCTCACAGCTTACTCAGCATCAGAGGATCCATACTGGAGAGAAGCCGTTTAAATGCACCGAGTGTGGGAAGGCCTTTCGTCTGAGCTCGAAACTCATTCAGCATCAAAGGATTCACACTGGGGAGAAGCCCTACAGGTGTGaagaatgtggaaaagcctttgGTCAGAGctctagcctcatccaccatcAGAGGGTCCACACGGGAGAGAGGCCCTATGGCTGCCGGGagtgtgggaaggccttcagCCAGCAGTCTCAGCTGGCCAGGCACCAGAGGACCCACACGGGAGAGAGGCCCTACCCATGCCAGGagtgtgggaaggccttcagCCAGAGCTCAACCCTAGCTCAGCACCAGCGGATGCACGCTGGGGAGAAACTTCAGCTCCCGAGAACCCCAGATAGTCCCAGCCTGGTTGCACATCAGAGGTTGCACGCTACTGAGAAACCGTTTAAGTGTGACGAGTGTGGGAAGGCTTTCCGGTGGGTCTCCCGCCTTAGTCAGCATCAGCTGACACATACCGGAGAGAAACCTTATAAATGCAACAAGTGTTCAAAGGCCTTTGGTTGCAGCTCACGGCTTATTCGCCACCAGAGAActcacactggagaaaaaccaTTTAAGTGTGATGAGTGTGGGAAAGGCTTTGTCCAGGGCTCACACCTAATTcagcatcagagaattcacaccgGAGAGAAGCCCTATGAGTGCAGTGACTGTGGGAAGGCCTTCAGCCAGAGCTCGAGCCTCATTTACCATCAGAGGATCCATAAAGGGGAGAAGCCCTACGAGTGCCTcgaatgtggaaaagccttcagcATGAGCACACAGCTTACGATACACCAGCGGGTGCACACGGGGGAGAGGCCCTAtaagtgcagtgaatgtgggaaagccttcagtcaGAACTCCACCCTTTTCCAGCACCAGATCATTCACGCTGGGGTGAAGCCCTATGGATGCAGcgagtgtgggaaagccttcagccGGAGCTCGTACCTCATTGAGCACCAGAGGATCCACACTCGAGCCCAGTGGTACCACGAGTATGGGAATACTCTGGAAGCTTCTACCCACGTGAGCCGTAAGAAAGTTAATACTGTAAAGAAACTTcataaatgtaatgaatgtgaaaaaatattcagATGGCGTTCGCATCTAATTATACaccagagaattcacactggagagaaaccttataaatgtaatgaatgtggcaaAGCTTTTAATAGGAGCTCAAGGCTTACTCAGCATCAGAAAATTCACATGGGATAG
- the COMMD5 gene encoding COMM domain-containing protein 5, with protein sequence MSAVGPAAPHLHRPGDSHSGCMSFLGAQLPPEVAAMPQLLRDLDRGTFRKLLKLVVSSLQGEDCREAVRRLGAGADLPEERLGALIAGTHTLLQQALRLPPASLKPDAFKNQLQELCIPQDLVVDLASVVFGSQRPLLDSVARQQGAWLPHVADFRWRVDVAISTSALARSLQPSVLMQLKLSDGSALRFEVPTAKFQELRFGVAMVLKEMADLEKRCERKLQG encoded by the coding sequence ATGTCTGCCGTGGGTCCTGCAGCTCCACACCTGCATCGCCCTGGTGACAGTCACAGTGGCTGCATGAGTTTCCTGGGCGCCCAGCTGCCTCCAGAGGTGGCAGCAATGCCCCAGCTCCTGAGGGACCTGGACAGGGGCACGTTCAGAAAGTTGCTGAAGCTGGTGGTCAGCAGCCTGCAGGGAGAAGATTGCCGTGAGGCTGTGCGGCGCCTCGGGGCCGGCGCAGACCTGCCTGAGGAGCGGCTGGGTGCCCTGATCGCTGGCACACACACCCTGCTCCAGCAGGCCCTCCGGCTGCCCCCGGCCAGCCTGAAACCCGATGCCTTCAAGAACCAGCTCCAGGAGCTCTGCATTCCCCAAGACCTGGTCGTGGACTTGGCCAGTGTGGTGTTTGGGAGCCAGCGGCCTCTCCTTGACTCTGTGGCCAGGCAGCAGGGGGCCTGGCTGCCCCATGTTGCCGACTTTCGGTGGAGGGTGGACGTGGCCATCTCCACCAGCGCCCTGGCCCGCTCCCTGCAGCCAAGTGTCCTGATGCAGCTGAAGCTCTCGGATGGGTCGGCCCTCCGCTTCGAGGTTCCCACGGCCAAGTTCCAGGAGCTGCGGTTCGGTGTGGCCATGGTCCTGAAGGAGATGGCCGACCTGGAGAAGAGGTGCGAGCGCAAACTGCAGGGCTGA